Proteins encoded by one window of Scatophagus argus isolate fScaArg1 chromosome 4, fScaArg1.pri, whole genome shotgun sequence:
- the sprb gene encoding sepiapterin reductase b isoform X2, producing the protein MPDVYSASPRTLGKCICIITGASKGFGRALAHEVSCFLMSGSVLILVARSENLLQQLKEELQSITEEQQLVVHCIAADLSTKEGLNETVRVARQEAVNEIDHVLLINNAASLGNISQFATFSDLDEVNSYLSFNLSSSLVLTAGILQVFPCRPGLRWTVVNVSSVFALKALPCWVLYCTAKAARNMMFNVLAKEEPNVKVLSYSPGPMDTELQKDIQRLTGVINQLLPCQEPAAKLMKLLLDNDFPSGAHLDFFTV; encoded by the exons ATGCCAGACGTTTACTCTGCAAGCCCCAGGACTCTGGGCAAATGCATCTGCATCATCACAGGAGCCTCCAAGGGATTTGGACGGGCTCTGGCACATGAA GTGTCCTGCTTCCTGATGTCGGGCTCTGTCCTCATACTGGTGGCTCGCTCTGAgaatctgctgcagcagctgaaggaagAGCTGCAGAGCATCACTGAGGAACAGCAGCTCGTGGTTCACTGCATAGCTGCCGATCTGAGCACGAAAGAGGGGCTGAATGAGACAGTCAGGGTGGCGAGGCAGGAAGCTGTAAATGAAATAGACCACGTGCTCCTCATCAACAATGCTG cCTCTTTGGGTAACATTTCTCAGTTTGCAACTTTCAGCGACCTCGATGAGGTGAACTCCTATCTGTCCTTCAACCTTAGCTCCTCACTGGTGCTGACTGCAGGAATACTGCAGGTATTTCCATGCAGACCGGGCCTGCGATGGACCGTAGTAAACGTCTCGTCAGTGTTTGCCCTGAAGGCCTTACCATGCTGGGTGCTGTACTGTACAGCCAAAGCAGCCAGAAACATGATGTTCAATGTGTTGGCTAAGGAGGAGCCAAATGTCAAAGTCCTCAGCTACTCTCCAG GTCCCATggacacagagctgcagaaggACATACAGAGATTAACAGGTGTCATTAATCAACTTTTGCCCTGCCAGGAGCCTGCAGCCAAACTGATGAAACTTCTTCTGGACAATGACTTCCCCTCAGGAGCGCACCTTGACTTTTTCACAGTGTGA
- the smyd1b gene encoding histone-lysine N-methyltransferase SMYD1b isoform X2: MENVAIFDSPGKGRGLKATKEFWAGDVIFSEPSLAAVVFDSLAERICHSCFRRQEKLQRCGQCKFAHYCDRTCQRAGWAEHKQECSAIKAYGKAPNESIRLAARIMWRLDKEGSVVSDMQLTTLEELEDHVADMQEDELKEFKVDIHNFLDYWPRNSKQHTIDVISHIFGVVNCNGFTVSDQRGLQAVGVGLFPNLCLVNHDCWPNCTVILNHGKIELRALGKIAEGEELTVAYVDFLNLTEERQRLLKTQYFFECTCEHCKNHMKDDLKLGGREVDGVKPSEEQVKEATDYCFEMLEKMDKARLNADYHEVVKICRECIEKTEPVLADTHIYLLRMWSTLSEVQAYLQYFNDAAEYARKMVDGYMKLYHSNNAALGMAAMRAGVTHWQAGEIEIGHGMICKAYAILMVTHGPTHPITKDLEAMRMQTEMELRMFKQNEYVYQSMRDAALKNKPMTMMHEPKSMEEGIKNLFHRKK, encoded by the exons ATGGAGAACGTGGCAATATTTGACTCACCTGGAAAAGGGAGGGGTCTGAAAGCTACCAAGGAGTTCTGGGCTGGAGATGTCATTTTCTCAGAGCCCAGTCTtgcagctgttgtgtttgacaG TCTAGCTGAGCGTATTTGCCACAGCTGTTTCCGCAGACAAGAGAAGCTACAGAGGTGCGGCCAGTGCAAATTTGCTCATTATTGTGACCGAACCTGCCAACGTGCCGGCTGGGCCGAACACAAGCAAGAGTGTAGTGCCATCAAAGCTTATGGCAAAGCACCAAATGAGAGCATTCG TTTGGCGGCCCGCATCATGTGGCGCCTTGACAAGGAGGGGAGCGTGGTGTCTGACATGCAGCTGACCACACTGGAGGAGCTAGAGGACCACGTGGCTGACATGCAGGAGGACGAGTTGAAGGAATTCAAAGTAGACATCCACAACTTCTTGGACTACTGGCCCCGTAACAGCAAGCAGCACACAATTGATGTCATCTCACATATTTTTGGTGtg GTTAACTGTAATGGCTTCACTGTGAGCGACCAGAGGGGCCTTCAGGCAGTAGGAGTTGGTCTTTTCCCAAATTTGTGTCTAGTGAATCATGACTGCTGGCCAAACTGCACTGTGATCCTTAACCATGGCaa GATTGAGCTGCGTGCTCTCGGTAAGATcgcagagggagaggagctcACAGTTGCATATGTGGATTTCTTAAACTTGACAGAAGAGAGACAAAGGCTGCTGAAAACACAATACTTCTTTGAGTGCACTTGTGAGCACTGCAAAAACCACATGAAAGACGACTTGAAGTTGGGGGGAAGGGAAGTGGACGGAGTcaag CCTTCAGAGGAGCAGGTGAAAGAAGCGACTGATTACTGCTTTGAAATGCTGGAGAAGATGGACAAGGCTCGATTAAATGCTGACTACCATGAG gtGGTAAAGATCTGCAGGGAATGCATAGAGAAAACAGAGCCAGTTTTGGCTGACACTCACATCTACCTGCTGAGGATGTGGAGCACACTAAGTGAGGTGCAAGCTTACCTGCAGTACTTTAACGACGCTGCTGAATACGCCCGCAAAATGGTGGATGGATACAT GAAACTGTACCATTCCAACAATGCAGCTCTTGGTATGGCTGCTATGCGAGCAGGAGTGACTCACTGGCAAGCTGGGGAGATAGAGATTGGCCACGGGATGATTTGCAAGGCCTATGCCATTCTCATGGTCACCCATGGCCCAACACATCCCATAACCAAGGACCTGGAG GCGATGCGTATGCAAACGGAGATGGAGCTGAGGATGTTCAAGCAAAATGAATACGTTTACCAAAGTATGAGAGACGCTGCTCTGAAGAACAAACCGATGACCATGATGCATGAACCCAAGTCTATGGAGGAAGGAATCAAGAACCTCTTCCACCGGAAGAAATAA
- the sprb gene encoding sepiapterin reductase b isoform X1, producing MTQCCSVTNETYFYHQRKSDGMPDVYSASPRTLGKCICIITGASKGFGRALAHEVSCFLMSGSVLILVARSENLLQQLKEELQSITEEQQLVVHCIAADLSTKEGLNETVRVARQEAVNEIDHVLLINNAASLGNISQFATFSDLDEVNSYLSFNLSSSLVLTAGILQVFPCRPGLRWTVVNVSSVFALKALPCWVLYCTAKAARNMMFNVLAKEEPNVKVLSYSPGPMDTELQKDIQRLTGVINQLLPCQEPAAKLMKLLLDNDFPSGAHLDFFTV from the exons ATGACACAGTGCTGTTCAGTAACCAATGAGACG tatttttaccACCAGAGAAAATCTGACGGGATGCCAGACGTTTACTCTGCAAGCCCCAGGACTCTGGGCAAATGCATCTGCATCATCACAGGAGCCTCCAAGGGATTTGGACGGGCTCTGGCACATGAA GTGTCCTGCTTCCTGATGTCGGGCTCTGTCCTCATACTGGTGGCTCGCTCTGAgaatctgctgcagcagctgaaggaagAGCTGCAGAGCATCACTGAGGAACAGCAGCTCGTGGTTCACTGCATAGCTGCCGATCTGAGCACGAAAGAGGGGCTGAATGAGACAGTCAGGGTGGCGAGGCAGGAAGCTGTAAATGAAATAGACCACGTGCTCCTCATCAACAATGCTG cCTCTTTGGGTAACATTTCTCAGTTTGCAACTTTCAGCGACCTCGATGAGGTGAACTCCTATCTGTCCTTCAACCTTAGCTCCTCACTGGTGCTGACTGCAGGAATACTGCAGGTATTTCCATGCAGACCGGGCCTGCGATGGACCGTAGTAAACGTCTCGTCAGTGTTTGCCCTGAAGGCCTTACCATGCTGGGTGCTGTACTGTACAGCCAAAGCAGCCAGAAACATGATGTTCAATGTGTTGGCTAAGGAGGAGCCAAATGTCAAAGTCCTCAGCTACTCTCCAG GTCCCATggacacagagctgcagaaggACATACAGAGATTAACAGGTGTCATTAATCAACTTTTGCCCTGCCAGGAGCCTGCAGCCAAACTGATGAAACTTCTTCTGGACAATGACTTCCCCTCAGGAGCGCACCTTGACTTTTTCACAGTGTGA
- the smyd1b gene encoding histone-lysine N-methyltransferase SMYD1b isoform X1 codes for MENVAIFDSPGKGRGLKATKEFWAGDVIFSEPSLAAVVFDSLAERICHSCFRRQEKLQRCGQCKFAHYCDRTCQRAGWAEHKQECSAIKAYGKAPNESIRLAARIMWRLDKEGSVVSDMQLTTLEELEDHVADMQEDELKEFKVDIHNFLDYWPRNSKQHTIDVISHIFGVVNCNGFTVSDQRGLQAVGVGLFPNLCLVNHDCWPNCTVILNHGNQSAVNTMFHSQRRIELRALGKIAEGEELTVAYVDFLNLTEERQRLLKTQYFFECTCEHCKNHMKDDLKLGGREVDGVKPSEEQVKEATDYCFEMLEKMDKARLNADYHEVVKICRECIEKTEPVLADTHIYLLRMWSTLSEVQAYLQYFNDAAEYARKMVDGYMKLYHSNNAALGMAAMRAGVTHWQAGEIEIGHGMICKAYAILMVTHGPTHPITKDLEAMRMQTEMELRMFKQNEYVYQSMRDAALKNKPMTMMHEPKSMEEGIKNLFHRKK; via the exons ATGGAGAACGTGGCAATATTTGACTCACCTGGAAAAGGGAGGGGTCTGAAAGCTACCAAGGAGTTCTGGGCTGGAGATGTCATTTTCTCAGAGCCCAGTCTtgcagctgttgtgtttgacaG TCTAGCTGAGCGTATTTGCCACAGCTGTTTCCGCAGACAAGAGAAGCTACAGAGGTGCGGCCAGTGCAAATTTGCTCATTATTGTGACCGAACCTGCCAACGTGCCGGCTGGGCCGAACACAAGCAAGAGTGTAGTGCCATCAAAGCTTATGGCAAAGCACCAAATGAGAGCATTCG TTTGGCGGCCCGCATCATGTGGCGCCTTGACAAGGAGGGGAGCGTGGTGTCTGACATGCAGCTGACCACACTGGAGGAGCTAGAGGACCACGTGGCTGACATGCAGGAGGACGAGTTGAAGGAATTCAAAGTAGACATCCACAACTTCTTGGACTACTGGCCCCGTAACAGCAAGCAGCACACAATTGATGTCATCTCACATATTTTTGGTGtg GTTAACTGTAATGGCTTCACTGTGAGCGACCAGAGGGGCCTTCAGGCAGTAGGAGTTGGTCTTTTCCCAAATTTGTGTCTAGTGAATCATGACTGCTGGCCAAACTGCACTGTGATCCTTAACCATGGCaa tcaATCGGCTGTGAATACTATGTTTCATTCTCAACGGAG GATTGAGCTGCGTGCTCTCGGTAAGATcgcagagggagaggagctcACAGTTGCATATGTGGATTTCTTAAACTTGACAGAAGAGAGACAAAGGCTGCTGAAAACACAATACTTCTTTGAGTGCACTTGTGAGCACTGCAAAAACCACATGAAAGACGACTTGAAGTTGGGGGGAAGGGAAGTGGACGGAGTcaag CCTTCAGAGGAGCAGGTGAAAGAAGCGACTGATTACTGCTTTGAAATGCTGGAGAAGATGGACAAGGCTCGATTAAATGCTGACTACCATGAG gtGGTAAAGATCTGCAGGGAATGCATAGAGAAAACAGAGCCAGTTTTGGCTGACACTCACATCTACCTGCTGAGGATGTGGAGCACACTAAGTGAGGTGCAAGCTTACCTGCAGTACTTTAACGACGCTGCTGAATACGCCCGCAAAATGGTGGATGGATACAT GAAACTGTACCATTCCAACAATGCAGCTCTTGGTATGGCTGCTATGCGAGCAGGAGTGACTCACTGGCAAGCTGGGGAGATAGAGATTGGCCACGGGATGATTTGCAAGGCCTATGCCATTCTCATGGTCACCCATGGCCCAACACATCCCATAACCAAGGACCTGGAG GCGATGCGTATGCAAACGGAGATGGAGCTGAGGATGTTCAAGCAAAATGAATACGTTTACCAAAGTATGAGAGACGCTGCTCTGAAGAACAAACCGATGACCATGATGCATGAACCCAAGTCTATGGAGGAAGGAATCAAGAACCTCTTCCACCGGAAGAAATAA
- the znf366 gene encoding zinc finger protein 366 isoform X1, protein MEADRVNFSPARSPPHRDELRQASRHTFYLSPPPFHIKPPKFSPPTYPSMSPTRDTYSTFSPPAFFPMFGPSYTQKEGSQKRKRTPFKMDAQEDESPDRGAEEAEGSSSKKTVDLSHIPFSLPPHPMSSSSPKPIPGMIELNRLQLNHRSPGMNLPVQVKQEPLNPSPVWPPSPLLLHPPYFPSLHHSLLPYPLFMPRPVMHLSPGSFYPREDLRPRHRSRDGPPRGGTTGAEKLGLNIHVDDSYYVDVGGDQKRWKCRMCEKSYTSKYNLVTHILGHNGIKPHGCHLCGKLFKQLSHLHTHLLTHQGMRPHKCQVCHKAFTQTSHLKRHMMQHSDVKPYSCSVCSRGFAYPSELRAHELKHEKGQENVCVECGLDFPTLAQLKRHLTAHRGPTLYRCSECQKTFQYPSQLQNHMMKHKDIRPYICSECGMEFIQSHHLKQHTLTHKGVKEHKCRICGREFTLLANMKRHVLIHTNIRAYQCHMCFKSFVQKQTLKAHMIVHSDIKPYKCKLCGKEFNRMHNLMGHMHLHSDSKPFKCLYCPSKFTLKGNLTRHMKVKHGVMDRGLDERLFRQRGRFCLSTPMGLITHFSQEEPFDLSQKPPGLPSLRLSQSDGESVPGSSCQEEDEESLYRRSQYSPEVDQHELEERGRESPAERRPEEKQKQMYQHSLDEQTYERESAAEGHSADPRGDKVHLLQSETSEMAYESDLELGDQLYHHETGRRQSYDYDSESELEDHEERDEPEQNKQQVDDCCDAGERNQSRLEAGEFMGPRDEEEDKE, encoded by the exons ATGGAAGCAGACAGAGTGAATTTCTCACCAGCAAGAAGTCCTCCTCACAGAGACGAGCTGAGGCAAGCCTCTCGGCACACTTTTTACCTGAGCCCTCCTCCTTTTCATATTAAGCCCCCAAAATTCTCCCCTCCCACATATCCCAGCATGTCACCCACCAGAGATACCTACAGTACATTCAGCCCACCTGCTTTCTTTCCCATGTTTGGCCCCAGTTATACACAAAAAGAAGGATCCCAAAAACGAAAAAGAACTCCTTTCAAAATGGACGCCCAAGAAGATGAATCTCctgacagaggagcagaggaggcagaaggAAGCAGCAGTAAGAAGACCGTGGATCTGTCCCACATCCCCTTCTCCCTCCCACCTCACCCCATGTCCTCCTCATCTCCCAAGCCCATCCCTGGTATGATTGAACTAAACAGACTGCAGCTTAATCACAGATCACCAGGTATGAATCTACCAGTACAGGTGAAGCAGGAGCCTCTCAATCCATCTCCTGTGtggcctccctctcctctcctcctccaccctccctaCTTCCCTTCTCTCCACCACAGCCTACTCCCATATCCCCTATTCATGCCCCGCCCTGTCATGCACCTCTCCCCTGGTTCTTTCTACCCAAGAGAGGACCTTCGCCCCAGGCATCGCAGCCGTGACGGGCCTCCTCGAGGTGGGACTACCGGTGCTGAAAAACTTGGTctcaacatccacgtggatgacAGTTATTATGTCGACGTGGGCGGAGATCAGAAGAGATGGAAATGTCGTATGTGTGAGAAGTCTTACACCTCAAAGTACAACCTGGTCACGCACATCCTGGGCCACAACGGCATCAAGCCACACGGATGCCACCTGTGTGGGAAGCTGTTCAAGCAGCTGAGccatctacacacacacctgctcacacACCAGGGCATGAGGCCCCATAAGTGCCAGGTGTGCCACAAGGCCTTCACTCAGACCAGCCACCTGAAGAGGCACATGATGCAGCACAGTGATGTGAAGCCCTACAG ctgcagtgtgtgtagcAGAGGTTTTGCTTACCCCAGTGAGCTGCGTGCCCATGAGTTGAAGCACGAAAAAGGCCAGGAGAACGTATGTGTGGAGTGTGGTCTGGACTTCCCCACGCTGGCCCAGCTGAAGAGGCACTTGACCGCCCATCGCGGCCCCACTCTGTACAG GTGTTCAGAGTGCCAGAAGACTTTCCAGTACCCAAGCCAGCTTCAGAACCACAtgatgaaacacaaagacatcagaCCGTACATCTGCAGCGAGTGTGGCATGGAGTTCATCCAGTCACACCACctaaaacagcacacactcactcacaaa GGGGTGAAGGAGCACAAATGTCGCATCTGTGGTCGTGAGTTCACCCTGTTGGCCAACATGAAGCGCCATGTCCTCATCCACACCAACATACGGGCCTACCAGTGCCACATGTGCTTCAAGAGTTTCGTCCAAAAACAGACTCTGAAGGCTCACATGATCGTCCACTCGGACATCAAGCCCTATAAATGCAAG CTTTGCGGGAAGGAATTTAACAGGATGCACAACCTAATGGGCCACATGCATCTCCACTCAGACAGCAAACCCTTCAAATGCCTTTACTGCCCAAGCAAGTTCACGCTGAAGGGAAACCTCACCAGACACATGAAGGTCAAACACGGCGTCATGGACAGAGGGCTGGATGAAAGAT TGTTTAGGCAAAGAGGACGATTCTGCCTGTCCACTCCCATGGGCCTCATCACCCACTTCAGCCAAGAAGAGCCGTTTGACCTTTCCCAGAAGCCCCCTGGCCTGCCCAGCCTCCGTCTCTCGCAGTCAGATGGTGAGAGCGTCCCTGGGAGCTCATgccaggaggaggatgaggagagttTATACAGAAGGAGTCAGTACAGCCCAGAGGTGGACCAACAcgagctggaggagagaggaagggagtcCCCTGCTGAACGAAGGccagaggagaaacagaaacaaatgtatCAGCACAGTCTAGATGAACAGACTTATGAGAGGgagtcagcagcagagggacacTCTGCAGATCCCAGAGGTGACAAGGTACACCTCTTACAGTCAGAGACATCCGAGATGGCCTATGAATCTGACCTAGAGCTAGGTGACCAGCTGTACCACCATGAGACAGGACGTAGACAGTCGTATGATTATGACTCTGAATCAGAACTTGAAGATCATGAAGAGCGAGATGAGCCAGAGCAGAACAAGCAGCAGGTGGATGACTGTTGTGACGCAGGAGAGAGAAACCAGAGCAGATTGGAGGCAGGTGAATTCATGGGTCCACGGGATgaagaagaggacaaagaatga
- the LOC124058479 gene encoding fatty acid-binding protein, liver-type-like produces the protein MTLPTLPSLPVTMSFSGKYQLQSQENFEPFMRAIGLPEELIKKGEDLKSISEIEETGDDFKVTVTTGSKVLVNSFTIGKEAELETITGEKVKSVVHREGNKLKVSLKGIESVTEMVDGNTIVNTMTLGGIVYKRISKRM, from the exons ATGACGCTTCCCACTTTACCTTCACTGCCTGTCACCATGTCTTTCTCTGGGAAGTACCAGCTGCAGTCTCAGGAGAACTTTGAGCCTTTCATGAGGGCCATTG GTCTCCCTGAAGAACTCATCAAGAAAGGTGAAGACCTCAAGAGCATCTCTGAGATCGAGGAGACTGGTGACGACTTCAAAGTGACGGTCACTACAGGCTCAAAGGTCCTTGTCAATTCCTTCACCATCGGAAaggaggcagagctggagaCCATCACAGGAGAGAAGGTCAAG TCTGTGGTTCATCGTGAGGGCAACAAGCTGAAGGTCTCCCTGAAAGGAATTGAGTCTGTCACAGAAATGGTGGATGGGAACACAATTGTCAAT ACTATGACCCTTGGTGGCATTGTTTACAAGAGGATAAGCAAACGCATGTAG
- the znf366 gene encoding zinc finger protein 366 isoform X2 yields MEADRVNFSPARSPPHRDELRQASRHTFYLSPPPFHIKPPKFSPPTYPSMSPTRDTYSTFSPPAFFPMFGPSYTQKEGSQKRKRTPFKMDAQEDESPDRGAEEAEGSSSKKTVDLSHIPFSLPPHPMSSSSPKPIPGMIELNRLQLNHRSPGMNLPVQVKQEPLNPSPVWPPSPLLLHPPYFPSLHHSLLPYPLFMPRPVMHLSPGSFYPREDLRPRHRSRDGPPRGGTTGAEKLGLNIHVDDSYYVDVGGDQKRWKCRMCEKSYTSKYNLVTHILGHNGIKPHGCHLCGKLFKQLSHLHTHLLTHQGMRPHKCQVCHKAFTQTSHLKRHMMQHSDVKPYSCSVCSRGFAYPSELRAHELKHEKGQENVCVECGLDFPTLAQLKRHLTAHRGPTLYRCSECQKTFQYPSQLQNHMMKHKDIRPYICSECGMEFIQSHHLKQHTLTHKLCGKEFNRMHNLMGHMHLHSDSKPFKCLYCPSKFTLKGNLTRHMKVKHGVMDRGLDERLFRQRGRFCLSTPMGLITHFSQEEPFDLSQKPPGLPSLRLSQSDGESVPGSSCQEEDEESLYRRSQYSPEVDQHELEERGRESPAERRPEEKQKQMYQHSLDEQTYERESAAEGHSADPRGDKVHLLQSETSEMAYESDLELGDQLYHHETGRRQSYDYDSESELEDHEERDEPEQNKQQVDDCCDAGERNQSRLEAGEFMGPRDEEEDKE; encoded by the exons ATGGAAGCAGACAGAGTGAATTTCTCACCAGCAAGAAGTCCTCCTCACAGAGACGAGCTGAGGCAAGCCTCTCGGCACACTTTTTACCTGAGCCCTCCTCCTTTTCATATTAAGCCCCCAAAATTCTCCCCTCCCACATATCCCAGCATGTCACCCACCAGAGATACCTACAGTACATTCAGCCCACCTGCTTTCTTTCCCATGTTTGGCCCCAGTTATACACAAAAAGAAGGATCCCAAAAACGAAAAAGAACTCCTTTCAAAATGGACGCCCAAGAAGATGAATCTCctgacagaggagcagaggaggcagaaggAAGCAGCAGTAAGAAGACCGTGGATCTGTCCCACATCCCCTTCTCCCTCCCACCTCACCCCATGTCCTCCTCATCTCCCAAGCCCATCCCTGGTATGATTGAACTAAACAGACTGCAGCTTAATCACAGATCACCAGGTATGAATCTACCAGTACAGGTGAAGCAGGAGCCTCTCAATCCATCTCCTGTGtggcctccctctcctctcctcctccaccctccctaCTTCCCTTCTCTCCACCACAGCCTACTCCCATATCCCCTATTCATGCCCCGCCCTGTCATGCACCTCTCCCCTGGTTCTTTCTACCCAAGAGAGGACCTTCGCCCCAGGCATCGCAGCCGTGACGGGCCTCCTCGAGGTGGGACTACCGGTGCTGAAAAACTTGGTctcaacatccacgtggatgacAGTTATTATGTCGACGTGGGCGGAGATCAGAAGAGATGGAAATGTCGTATGTGTGAGAAGTCTTACACCTCAAAGTACAACCTGGTCACGCACATCCTGGGCCACAACGGCATCAAGCCACACGGATGCCACCTGTGTGGGAAGCTGTTCAAGCAGCTGAGccatctacacacacacctgctcacacACCAGGGCATGAGGCCCCATAAGTGCCAGGTGTGCCACAAGGCCTTCACTCAGACCAGCCACCTGAAGAGGCACATGATGCAGCACAGTGATGTGAAGCCCTACAG ctgcagtgtgtgtagcAGAGGTTTTGCTTACCCCAGTGAGCTGCGTGCCCATGAGTTGAAGCACGAAAAAGGCCAGGAGAACGTATGTGTGGAGTGTGGTCTGGACTTCCCCACGCTGGCCCAGCTGAAGAGGCACTTGACCGCCCATCGCGGCCCCACTCTGTACAG GTGTTCAGAGTGCCAGAAGACTTTCCAGTACCCAAGCCAGCTTCAGAACCACAtgatgaaacacaaagacatcagaCCGTACATCTGCAGCGAGTGTGGCATGGAGTTCATCCAGTCACACCACctaaaacagcacacactcactcacaaa CTTTGCGGGAAGGAATTTAACAGGATGCACAACCTAATGGGCCACATGCATCTCCACTCAGACAGCAAACCCTTCAAATGCCTTTACTGCCCAAGCAAGTTCACGCTGAAGGGAAACCTCACCAGACACATGAAGGTCAAACACGGCGTCATGGACAGAGGGCTGGATGAAAGAT TGTTTAGGCAAAGAGGACGATTCTGCCTGTCCACTCCCATGGGCCTCATCACCCACTTCAGCCAAGAAGAGCCGTTTGACCTTTCCCAGAAGCCCCCTGGCCTGCCCAGCCTCCGTCTCTCGCAGTCAGATGGTGAGAGCGTCCCTGGGAGCTCATgccaggaggaggatgaggagagttTATACAGAAGGAGTCAGTACAGCCCAGAGGTGGACCAACAcgagctggaggagagaggaagggagtcCCCTGCTGAACGAAGGccagaggagaaacagaaacaaatgtatCAGCACAGTCTAGATGAACAGACTTATGAGAGGgagtcagcagcagagggacacTCTGCAGATCCCAGAGGTGACAAGGTACACCTCTTACAGTCAGAGACATCCGAGATGGCCTATGAATCTGACCTAGAGCTAGGTGACCAGCTGTACCACCATGAGACAGGACGTAGACAGTCGTATGATTATGACTCTGAATCAGAACTTGAAGATCATGAAGAGCGAGATGAGCCAGAGCAGAACAAGCAGCAGGTGGATGACTGTTGTGACGCAGGAGAGAGAAACCAGAGCAGATTGGAGGCAGGTGAATTCATGGGTCCACGGGATgaagaagaggacaaagaatga
- the LOC124057784 gene encoding isotocin-neurophysin IT 1-like, with translation MSGAAVPVCLFFLLSVCSACYISNCPIGGKRSIMDAPLRKCMSCGPGDRGRCFGPSICCGEGLGCLLGSPETAHCVEENYLLTPCQAGGRPCGSEGGRCAVSGLCCDAESCTTDQSCLIEEEGDEQTNQFEGSDPSDIILRLLHLASHSSPHRIHQ, from the exons ATGAGTGGAGCCGCTGTGCCCGTGTGCCTattttttctcctgtctgtatGTTCAGCGTGTTACATCTCTAACTGTCCAATCGGTGGGAAGAGGTCCATCATGGATGCACCGCTGCGCAAG TGCATGTCCTGTGGCCCCGGAGACAGGGGCCGCTGCTTCGGCCCCAGTATCTGCTGTGGGGAGGGCCTCGGCTGCCTGCTGGGCTCCCCAGAAACGGCTCACTGTGTGGAGGAGAACTACCTGCTCACCCCCTGCCAGGCCGGAGGGAGGCCGTGTGGATCTGAGGGAGGACGCTGTGCCGTCTCAGGACTCTGCTGTGATGCAG AAAGCTGCACCACAGACCAATCCTGCCTCATcgaggaggaaggagatgaaCAGACCAATCAATTCGAAGGCAGCGACCCCAGTGACATCATCCTCAGGCTCCTGCATCTGGCCAGTCACTCTTCTCCTCATCGAATTCACCAATGA